The segment GTCCGGCATAGAAAATTTTTATAGGTTGATTTTCTTCCGTTTTTAATTCCATTTCAGAAATACTATGATCGGGGAAATTGCGATATAAAAAGCATTTTTTATCCGGAAATAAAGTATGAACGTGTGTGATAATTTCGTTGGATTGCCCTAAAATCAAAGTCGCTTTTTTATAAATGTAGCGTTCAAAAAACAACGAGAATTTATGCGATAATGAACCTTTTTTCAAAGCACCCAATTCGATAGCGGCTAATGGCCATAAATCGGAAATGTTCAAAATTATTTTTTTGTTTTTTAGCGAAAGCACAAAAACCGAAATAAAAGACAATAATAAAGGTGGCGATTGAATCACTACTTTCTTTGGTATTTTTTTGAATAACAAATAGAAAAATAAGGTTACCGAAAATGACAAAACAGAAATAATTCGAACCAATAAATTTTTGCTGACACTTGGATAAATCCAAAGACGTTTAACCGTAATACCATCACGATTTTCAGTTACCGAAAACTTACCTCTATATTCCGGAAATAATGCTCCTTTTGGGTAATTTCCAAGTGGGCAGATAACCGAAACTTTATAATTATTTTGATTTAATTTCAAAGCCAACTGCTCAATTCTATTGGCAGCTGCGCCTTTTTCCGGCGGATAATAATTGGATATGATTAGAATTTCTTTCATGTAAGCACAATATTAAACTTTGCGCCTTTGCGCCTTTGCGAGAGATTATTTGGTTAGTAAAACAGCAATTATTCTTTCGGAAGCTTTACCATCCCAAAGCTCTGGAATTCCCGCTTTTCTTGGGCCATTTGCCAGAAATTCTCCAAATACTTTTTTTAAATTTTCAATCGAAGTCCCCACTAATGTATTTGTACCGATGTTCTGTGTTTCGGGTCTTTCGGTATTGTTCCGCATCGTAAAACACGGAATTCCCAAAACGGTAGTTTCTTCCGAAATGCCACCTGAATCGGTAATGACAGCAAAACTGTTTTTGATTAAATACATGAAGTTCAGATAACCTTGTGGTTCAACAAAAAGGATGTTTTTCAAATTCAGATTTTGTTCACCTAAGATCGCTTTAGTTCTGGGATGAATTGGGAAAATAATTTTTTTATCACCAACCATTTTGTCAATGCCAGCTAATAAATTCACTAACGATTTTTCTTCATCAACATTTGCCGGACGATGCAATGTTAAGACTATATAATTACCGGCTTCTAAATCAAATTTGTTCCAAAAACTTGGCGCAGAAATTCTGTCTAAATTTTGGTATAAAGTATCAATCATCACGTTGCCCACAAAATGAATTGCAGAAGGTTCGGCACCATACTTTAAGAGATTTTCTCCTGCCCAAGTTGAGGTTGTAAAAAAATAATCGGTAATGCTATCCGTTACAATTCTGTTGATTTCTTCGGGCATTGTCATGTCTCCGGAACGAATTCCGGCTTCAACGTGTGTGACTTTTATGTTTAATTTTTTGGCAACAATAGCACACGCCATAGTCGAATTGACATCACCAACTACCAAAACCAAATCACATGGATTTTGCAACAACTCTTCTTCAAAGGCAATCATGATGGCAGCAGTTTGCACCGATTGGGAACCGCTTTTGACTTCGAGATTTGCATTTGGATGTGGAATGTTCAATTCCTCAAAAAACGTATCGCTGAGGTTTTTATCGTAGTGTTGGCCTGTGTGAACTAAACGATAGGAAAGTTTAGCTCCTTCGTTTTGCTTTTTTTCTATCGCTTTGATAATGGGCGCGATTTTTATAAAGTTAGGTCTTGCTCCTGCGACTATTGTGATTTTCATTTTTTTTGTCATTGCGAGGAACGAAGCAATCTCACTCTTCGTTCTTTCGTTAATTTATTTTATCAATGAAACAAACTGTTTCAATTTTCCACTTTTGCTGCGTTCTAGTTTTTCTTTACGGTTAAATGAAAAAGTCAGACCACTTTCTAAATAAGTTGTAATGGCTTTTTCAATTTGTTGAATTTGAGCTTCGGTTAATTCTAATTCACTTACATATTCGATGTCAAAAGTATCGATTTTGGTTTGTTTTATCACAAATTCTTTGACATTTCCATCGTCTTCGATGATGCTTTTGGTAACATAATAAAAGGTTAATCCCGGGGATTTTTTTCCGCTTGGCAAAACAGCAATATCGTTGGTTCGACCAATTAGTTTCTTAAGAATCGGTTTTTTAGAAGTACTTTTTTCGTCTAAAATTCCAACATCGCCAATATCATATCGGATAAACGGATGCGCTTTATTATATAATGATGTTATCACAATTCGGCCTTCTTTGCCATTTGGTAAAACGTTGTTTTCCTCATCTAAAATTTCTACAAAAATGGTTTCAGAATTCACCTGCCATTCGCCTTCCGGGTTTTGGAACGCAATCAAATCAAGTTCAGAGGCGCCATATTCATTGACAACCGGAACGCCAAATTGTTTTTCGAGCAGTATTTTATCATCATCAAAAAGCATTTCAGAGGTTACAATGCAACATTTTAGTGTTGGGCAAACCGATGTTAAAACAATATTTTTCTTTTGTAAAAATTTGGCAAATAAAACTATCGAACTGGTATAGCCATTGATATAATCGAATTTTTTATTTTGAAATTTGGTTAAGACTTTTTCTAAAACAACATCAGATAAATCAAAAATGGTAAAACGATAACGATGGCTCAACAAGTCTTTGATACGCTCTTTTTTATTTCCGATAAAATCTAATGGGATTCCATAAAAACGGGCTTGTAAGGACGAATTAAAATCAATTCCAAACCAACCGAAACGATAAATGATATTAGACCAGGTCAAGGCATGACAAAATTTATCTTTGGCAAAAATAAAAGGATCACCACTTGAGCCAGAGGTTTTGTTTACATAAACAGTTGATGGAGTATATCCTTCGGAAAGCCTTTCTGACAAAGGTTTTTGAAATTCTTTTTTAGTCATTATCGGAAGCTCATTCCAATTGTCAAAAGAACTTTTTCCAACAAAGTCCTGATACGATTTGTTGTGTTTTAAATGATACTCAACGATTGCAGCCTTCTTTTGATTTACATAATTTTCATACTCAATTTCCGAAACAGCCAGAATTTTTTCCAATTCGACAGACGCTTCCTTCATAGGAAAGCCATTTAGTAAAAGCGAAAAATTGAAAAAGTTGAACATAAAGACAATAAAAAAGGGCTAACGAATGTCAGCCCTTAAAAATACTATTTTATTTGTAATTAATTTTTAAGAATTTTAATCACGTCTTTTGTGTTATCTGAGCTTAATTCGAAGAAATAAGCACCAGTTGAAAGAGAAGAAATATCCAATGTGTTTTCAATTCCGTTTAATGATTTAGTCATAACGATTTTACCTGTTACATCTGTAACGGATAAATTATATGAATCTGCATTTTCAGCAGCGATTGTAACTGTTGAAATTGCAGGATTTGGGAATACTTTAAATTTAGCAGCATTAAAACTTGGAGTTCCTAAAGTATTATTAAATTTAAATGCACCTCCTACACCAGTCGTAGCAAAACCTCCACCCCAACCAAGAGTATCGCTTTTTAAAGCTAAGCACGTGTGTGACAACCCGTCAATAGCTGTCCAGGTAAGACCATTATTCAAACTGTAAGAAGATCCGAAATTCCCATCTGATGAACCTCCGGTTACAAGCATTCCGGGACCTGCAAAAGCAAGTGCTCCATGAAATATTCCTGTCCCAAATGTAACAGGTGTCCAGGTTGCACCACCATCAGCTGTACGAAATAATTCTGTTTCTAAAAAAGTTGGAGTTGGTAAACCGTCATAAGTTTCTTTTAAAATAAAACCATTGTTATTATCAGAAAAAGCAAATTCAGCAATAGATGTTGTATCAGTACCACCGCCAAAATCAGGAATAGGGGTAGTAATTTTTGTCCAATTTAAACCTTTGTCGGTAGAACGCATTAATTCACCGCCATCAGTTCCGAACCAAACAGTATTTCCGTTCGCATAATATTTACCAGTATAACCATAATCAGTAGCTGAAGCAGCGATGTTAGCTGATGGAGTTCTTGTCCAATTAGTTCCTCCATTTGTAGTGGTATAAATTTCAAAATAACCACCTCTTTTATCACCCATACAAACACCATTGTTAGCATCAAAGAAATAAACAAAATTGCAAAATGAAAGACTTGGGGACGAAGAGAATGCTGCAGTCGTTTGTCTGGTCCAAGTTGTACCACCATCAATTGTTTTGTATACACCTTGTTGTGCTGATGTTGAACCTGTTGGAAATGTAGAAACCCAAGCAGTACTCGCATCAACTGCAGTTATGTTTCCGATACCTAAACCTGTTGTATTACCAACACCAATAGAACCGGTTGTCCAGTTTGTACCACCATTAATGGTTTTTGAAAATGTTTGATGATTTGTTGCGGTAACTCTTTGAACTAATGCCCATGCAATATTAGCATCAACCACAGCAATATCTCCTGTGTATGAACCGTCAACAGGGAAATTAGTGTTTTGTGTTGTCCACGAAACCTGAGCATTTGAAGTAAATGCAAATACTAATAAAGAGAAAAGTAATAATTTTTTCATAAGTTCAATTTTATATATTAAAAAACAAAAATAATCTTTTTTTCCAAGCAAGATGAAAATTTAATAAACCATTAATATTTAAAAGTTATTTTTGCAATCAAAATAAATAATGATGGTTATTTTACTACTTGGTTCAGGCGGAAGAGAACATGCTTTGGCATTTAAAATGCTTCAAAGTCCAATTTGCTCAACACTTTTTGTTGCACCAGGAAATGCGGGAACTGCTTCAATAGCAACAAATGTTTCTATTAATCCAAATGATTTTAATGCAATAAAATCGTTCTCGATTCAGGAAAAAGTCGACATGGTTGTCGTTGGTCCTGAAGATCCATTAGTGCTAGGGATTTATGATTTCTTTAAAAATGATTCAGAGCTAAATCATATTCCGGTTATTGGGCCATCAAAACTCGGAGCTCAATTAGAAGGAAGTAAAGAGTTTGCCAAAGAATTTCTAGTTAAACACAAGATACCGACAGCAGCCTATGATAGTTTTACGGCAGCAACTGTCGAAAAAGGATGCAAATTTTTAGAAACATTGCAACCACCATACGTATTAAAAGCCGATGGATTAGCAGCAGGGAAAGGTGTTTTAATTCTTAACGATTTAGAAGAAGCGAAAACAGAATTACGAAATATGCTGGTTCATGCCAAATTCGGAAATGCAAGTGCCAAAGTGGTTATCGAAGAATTTCTTGACGGAATTGAATTGAGTTGTTTTGTATTGACAGACGGGAAAAGCTATAAAGTTCTGCCAACAGCCAAAGATTATAAACGAATTGGAGAAGGCGATACAGGTTTAAATACAGGCGGCATGGGAGCAATTTCCCCGGTGCCATTTGCAGATGCCGTTTTGCTTGAAAAAATAGAAACCCGAATTGTAAAACCAACAGTTGAAGGTTTACAAAAAGACGGAATTGAGTACAAAGGTTTTGTTTTTATTGGACTAATCATTGTTAAAGGCGAGCCAATAGTTATTGAATACAACGTCAGAATGGGTGATCCCGAAACGGAAGTTGTAATTCCGAGAATTAAATCCGATTTAGTCGAATTATTTCAAGCTGTTGCCAATGAGAAACTGAATGAAGTCTCGTTAGAAATTGACGAAAGAAGTGCCACAACAGTAATGGTAGTTTCCGGCGGTTATCCTGAAGATTATGATAGAGGCTTTGAAATTTCAGGAATAGAAAACATTCAGGATTCACTTGTTTTTCACGCAGGGACAAAACTTGAAAATGGAAAAGTCGTAACCAATGGAGGAAGAGTCATAGCCATCACTTCTTTTGGGAATGATTTCAAAGAAGCCATAAAAAAATCTTACCAAAATATAGACAAGCTAAATTTTGATAAGATGTATTTTAGAAAAGATATTGGCTTCGACTTACTTTAAGAAAGAATGAGCCGTTGTATCTTGGTCTTCTTCGTTGTTGGCTCTGTGTTTTGCTAATTCCTGACACCAGTAAACAGTGTAGTATGCACAAACTATTATTAGTGTCCAGCTAACAATGTTAGCCAACCACCAGTTGCTTAACTCTAAAGAGCGTAAAAAATCTAGTGGTTTGAATAAAAAGTCTACAAATAAAGATTGAATGCCTTCAAAAAATGCTCTCATTTTATAAAATGTTATATTTACAGCACAAATGTATAAAATATCCTTATGATAACAAGCGTTTTTAAAAAATCTACTTTGCTAAATAATGCTTTGGTGGTAGTTTTGTTGCTGCTTTTCTTTTTTATGTATCAGTCAAGCGATTTGTTGTCAACAATTTCGTCCCATGGATTTTCAAAAACAGCAACACTTGTCTTGTTATTATTGACTTCTTTTTTTCTGGTGAATTTTACAGTAAAAAAGAATAACCTGACCAAAAACAGTAGTTATACCATTTTATTTTTCTTATTGTTTCTGCTCATTTTCCCATCCATATTCAATAATTCTAATTTATTGTTTGCCAATTTTTTTCTGCTTATGGCTGTTCGAAGATTGATTTCTTTGCAAACATTAAAAGCGCCAAAAGAAAAGATTTTTGATGCTTCGATGTGGATTTTTATTGCCAGCTTGTTTCATTTTTGGTGTATCCTTTTTATTATTCTGGTCTATATTTCGATATTTTTTCACGTTTCAAGAGATTTCAGAAACTGGCTTTTGCCATTTGTGGCGTTTTTTGCAACAGCAGTTATATTCATGGTTTCTGCTTTGGCGTTCGATAAAACATGGATTACACATATCATAACTCAGACGCAAACTAATTTTGAACTGGATTATTTTACAAATAATTATCAAAATATAGCGCTCTCGTTTTTTGTTGTGATTGCCCTGTATTTTTTATTCTCACTAATTTTTTCTTTGACAAATAAACCACTGATTTTGCAGGCTTCTTATAAGAAAATGATTTTTGGATTTTTAATCGGAGTAACGATTTTTTTGATTTCGCCCGATAAAAACAACGAAATGTTGATCTTTACATTTATGCCATTATCAGTGATGTGTACCACAAACATTGAATATTCACAAAGCAAAATGTATCAGGAAATCGTGTTGTTGTTGCTTATTTTGGGATGCTCGTTTAGCTATTTCTCCCAACTATAATTTACTTCCATAAGCCAAATCACCGGCATCACCAAGACCGGGAACTATATAGTTTTTCTCGTTAAGTTTTTCATCAATCGCAGCTATCCAAAGATGACAGTTGTCAGGAAGATTTTTTTGAAGATAGGCGATGCCTTCCGGTGCCGCAATTACAACCGCAATATGAATTTCTTTTGGTTTTTGTTCCAAATGCAATTTGTGTAAAACTGCCACAATCGATTGTCCTGTGGCCAACATAGGATCAATCAAAATCAGATTTTTATTTTCGAAAGATGGTGCAGCTTGGTATTCAACCAAAATATCAAACTTATCATCGTTGTCATAATGATGGCGGTACGCCGAAACAAAACCGTTTTCAGCATTGTCAAAAATATTCATAAAGCCTGTATGCAATGCCAATCCGGCACGAAGAATCGAACATAAAACCACGTGATCAGCAATGGTTGTGGTGTGTTTGATGCCAAGCGGCGTTTGAACGTCAATAGCTTTATATTCCAGAGTTTTACTCAGTTCATACGCCATAATTTCACCAATTCGTTCAATGTTCTTTCGGAAACGCATGCTGTCTTTCTGAATATTGACATCGCGAATTTGCGCCAAAAAATGATTAAGAATACTGCTGTTTTCCGAAATATTGTGAATATGCATGAATGTGGAATTTGTATGTTTAGGTAAAAGTATAAAAACTATCTTTGCACTCGAGACCTTTTCAGAAAAAAGGTCGAACAGTACGGAGTAAAAATAAAATTTATAATTATGTTTTCAAAATTTGCCTATTCTATATTTGAACAAAGTATCAAGGATTATCATGTTCACGATAACGTAGACCAACCCGTTAACAATCCTTATCCAAAAGATAAGATTGAGCATTTATTGTATTTTAAAAATTGGATTGACACTGTTCAGTGGCATTTTGAAGATATTATTCGCGACCCTAATATTGATCCGGTTGCGGCTTTGGTTTTGAAAAGAAGAATTGATGCATCCAACCAGGAACGTACGGATATGGTAGAATATATCGACAGTTATTTTCTTCAGAAATACCACAATGTTAAGGTAAAAGATAACGCAAAAATAAACTCTGAAAGTCCAGCCTGGACGATTGACAGATTGTCAATTTTGGCATTAAAAATTTATCATATGAGTGAAGAAGCCAATCGTGCCGAAGCTTCACAAGAACACAGAGATAAATGTCAGGCGAAATTAAATGTGTTATTAGAGCAAAAATCAGATTTGTCAACGGCCATTGATGATTTGATTACCGATATTGAAAACGGAGATAAATTCATGAAAGTGTACAAACAAATGAAAATGTACAACGATGATGATTTGAATCCGGTTTTGTACCAAAACAAAAAATAAAAGCGACAACTTTTGTCAAACCCAATCCAACATATAGCTGTCATTCGAATGTCTGCCATGGGCGATGTTGCGATGACAGTTCCTGTTATAAGAGCTTTTGTTTCTCAAAATCCAGACGTAAAAATTACGGTTGTTTCCCGACCATTTTTCAAACCTTTTTTTGATGGAATTGAGAATGTGAATTTCTTCGCCGTTGATGTAAAAGAAAGACACAAAGGGTTGAAGGGGCTATTGAAATTATATTCCGATTTAAAGCAATTGAACATTGATGCTGTCGCCGATTTGCATAATGTTTTGCGTTCCCAAATAATCCGAACTTTATTCGCGTTAAGCGGAAAAAAAGTAGCGTTTACAGATAAAGGAAGAGCCGAAAAAAGAGCATTAACCCGTGCCGAAAACAAAGTCTTCAAGCCGATTAAAACCATGGTTGAAAGGCATGTTGAGACTTTTAAAAAACTAGGTTTCAACGTTGATTTGTCAAATCCAAAGTTTCCACAAAAAGCGAATTTGTCAAATGAAATTTTAAAAGTTTCAGGCGAAAAAGCAACTCAAAAATGGATAGGCATCGCGCCATTTGCACAATACGACAGCAAAGTATATCCGCAGGATTTGATACAACAAGTCATCGATGAATTGGCATCAGATGCAAACAATAAAATCTTTCTTTTTGGTGGCGGAAACAAAGAAATTGAAATACTGAATTCCTTAGCTAACGGAAAAGTAAATGTGATAAATGTTGCAGGAAAGTTAAAGCTTCCACAAGAATTAGATTTGATTTCCAGCTTAGACGTAATGCTTTCTATGGATTCCGGAAACTCGCACATTGCTGCTATGCTAGGGACAAAAGTAATTACACTTTGGGGCGCCACACATCCTTTTGCCGGGTTTGCACCATTTAATCAACCACTTGAAAATTGTTTGGTTTCTGACAGAGAAAAGTTTCCACTATTGCCAACTTCAGTTTACGGAAATAAAAAAGTGGAAGGTTATGAAGAAGCAATGCGAACGATTCCCGTTGAAAAAGTCATAGAAAAAGTTTTATCAACCTGAATTTATTATTAAGGGACAGGGTTATCCGGCGGAGTAACGCCTTCGACATCCCAGAAATCGTCTACCTTTTTGCAGGGTTTCATTTTGAAAGACACATCCCTGAACATCCCAAGAATTTTTTTTATGTTGCGTGACGGAATAGAATAGTTTGCCTCATAAAACCTTACTGCATCTGACACTACTATGAATGTGCCGCTATCAGGGCGCAATTCAAATTTTGGAATACTCTTTTCTAACTTAAGACTTATGATTAGTTTTTTTAATTCCTCATTTTCCTGTTTTGACAGTGGAGCGTAGTAATATATTGTCGAATCCTGAAATCGGTTTTCGTAGAAAATGGTATCGTTAAACGTACTTTTTGCCGAACAGATAATACCGTTCTCGTCTGAAGATATAATAAACCGTTCCTTAGCTTTTGTACAGCCTGTAAGAAGTAATCCGGATATAAATAACAGCGACAATAGGGCAATCCCCTTTTGGTTTTTAAACATCATCATAATCCACATAAATTTCTGCGGAAGTTGGATGTGCCTGACATGTTAAAATCAATCCTTCGGCAATTTCGCCATCAGTTAAAATCGAATTCTTTTTCATTTCGGCAGTACCATTTGTAATTCGCGCCAAGCAGGAACTACAAATTCCACCCTGACAAGAATACGGAGCGTCAAGCCCTTGTTTTAAGGCAGCTTCGAGAACCGTTTGTTTTTGAGACATTTCAAAAGTGGTTTCTTCGTCGTCAACCATTATGGTAATTTTGGTGTGACCGGTATGACTTTCGGCAGCCGGATTTTCATTAGCAGATGAAGTCGAAAACAATTCGAATTTGATGTTTTTTTCGGCAACATTATGCTCCTTTAAAACATCAGAAACCAGATTAATCATGGCTTCCGGACCACATAAATAGAATTTATCAAACTCCTTTTCTTTGTGTTTATTGTTCAAAATAAAATTCACAGTTGATTTGTCAATTCGGCCAAAAAGTTCGCCTTCAGTTTTAGCCCGACTAAAAACATAATGCACAAAAAAGCGCCCAACATATTTTAGCTGTAATTCATGTAATTCGTTGAGGAAAATAGTTTCATCCGAAGTTTTGTTTCCGTAAACCAAAACAAAAGTGCTTTTTGGTTCGCTTTCTAAAACCGATTTCAGAATTGACATAACCGGCGTAATTCCGCTGCCTGCAACAAATCCGGCATAGTTTTTCAAGTTAGAAAATGAAGGTTCAAAAGTAAACTTTCCTTCCGGTTGACCAACTTCTAAGATGTCTCCAACTTTTAAATTATCATTCGCAAATTTTGAAAAATGACCTTCTTTAACAGATTTTATCGCGATGCGCAATTCACCGCTATTAGGCGAAGAACAAACCGAATACGCACGACGAATTTCCTGTCCGTCTAAAGTTAATTTTAGATTTACGTATTGACCGGCTGTAAATTTGTAAGCAGATTTTAATTCGGCAGGAATATTAAAAGCAACAGAAATGGCATTGGCGGTTTCGTGTTTTACTTCTTTGATCTGTAATTTATAAAATGAAGACATGAAAAATAATTTTTGCAAAGGTAAGAAATAGCAACGATTTGAAAAGGAAAGAAACTTTGAAAGTATGTAACAAATATTTACTTTTAAGAACTAATTTCAAAAACCTAAACAACTAACCATGTTCAAACACTTCATTTCCCTCGAATGGAAAGCTTTTTCCCGTTCGGCTTCTTTTGGAGCCAACATTGCATTTAAAATCATAATGGGTTTTGTTGCGTTAATAATAATACTTGAGTTTTCGTTATTAGGATTTTTTGGCTATAAGATTCTTAAAGAATTTAATTTAGAACCATTAGAAACGGTCAATAAATTTTTGATTTATTATTTGGTTGGCGATTTGGTAATTCGCTATTTTCTTCAAAAAATGCCGGTTACCAATATAAAGCCATTGTTGAATTTACCGATAACCAGGAATGTGATTGTGCATTTTTCTTTAGGAAAAACCGCCATTTCATTTTTTAATGTGATGCATGCTTTTTTCTTTATTCCGTTTACTATTGCATTGTTGACTAAAGGTCATGGATTTCAGTCAGTTTTGTGGAGTTTGGCAATGATGGGAATGATTTATTCTAATAATTTTATTAATATCCTGATTAATAATAAGAATATTGTTTTCTACCCATTATTAGCCATAGTTGGGATTTTAGGAGTTGCACAATATTATCGCTTTTTTGATGTGACGAATTATACGCAGCCATTTTTCCAGGCAATGTATACAACGAATTATATGTTTTTAATTCCGATACTTTTAGCCATTGTTACCTATTATTTTTCATTTGATTATTTCAAAAAGAATCTAAATCTGGATACAGGCTTGGCGAAAAAAAGCGATGAGGCCAAAACCGAAAACTTTAGTTGGTTAAACCAATTTGGTACTTTGGGAACATTTCTAAAAAATGACATTAAACTT is part of the Flavobacterium sangjuense genome and harbors:
- a CDS encoding ferredoxin--NADP reductase, yielding MSSFYKLQIKEVKHETANAISVAFNIPAELKSAYKFTAGQYVNLKLTLDGQEIRRAYSVCSSPNSGELRIAIKSVKEGHFSKFANDNLKVGDILEVGQPEGKFTFEPSFSNLKNYAGFVAGSGITPVMSILKSVLESEPKSTFVLVYGNKTSDETIFLNELHELQLKYVGRFFVHYVFSRAKTEGELFGRIDKSTVNFILNNKHKEKEFDKFYLCGPEAMINLVSDVLKEHNVAEKNIKFELFSTSSANENPAAESHTGHTKITIMVDDEETTFEMSQKQTVLEAALKQGLDAPYSCQGGICSSCLARITNGTAEMKKNSILTDGEIAEGLILTCQAHPTSAEIYVDYDDV
- a CDS encoding DUF5687 family protein — its product is MFKHFISLEWKAFSRSASFGANIAFKIIMGFVALIIILEFSLLGFFGYKILKEFNLEPLETVNKFLIYYLVGDLVIRYFLQKMPVTNIKPLLNLPITRNVIVHFSLGKTAISFFNVMHAFFFIPFTIALLTKGHGFQSVLWSLAMMGMIYSNNFINILINNKNIVFYPLLAIVGILGVAQYYRFFDVTNYTQPFFQAMYTTNYMFLIPILLAIVTYYFSFDYFKKNLNLDTGLAKKSDEAKTENFSWLNQFGTLGTFLKNDIKLLKRNKRSRTTVIMSFLFIFYGLLFYTKSIEAYNNPAMQVFAGIFVTGGFLFTFGQFIPSWDSSYYQLMMSQNIQYREYISSKWWLMVIGTAISTIIASFYWVFFGWEIYLLIVVGAIYNIGVNSHLVMLGGAFVKTPIDLTMANKAFGDKQAFNFKTVIMLIPKLLVPMLLYSLGYYLFSPNIGYLFVALAGVFGFAFRNMVFTKIEKVYKTEKYETIAAYKQKN